TGGACTGACCCCCGAAATTTGGACACCTTGCTAAGATAAGATTTGAGTGGTAAGAAGGAAGCATATGGAGAACAAAAAACCAAAAAGGAAACTTCTTAGTCAATTCAAAGCCCAATTGGTCTTGGAATATTTAAAAGGAGCCAAGTCTCAGGTCGAGATCTGCAGAGAGAATACCCTCAGTCCCAGTTTGTTTGCTAAATGGCTTCGGCAATTCCATCAGAATGTCTTTCGGATCTTCGATGACCCCAGAAACAGCAATATTCAGGCAGAACAGCTCGCCAAGTTAGAAA
The window above is part of the bacterium genome. Proteins encoded here:
- a CDS encoding helix-turn-helix domain-containing protein, encoding MENKKPKRKLLSQFKAQLVLEYLKGAKSQVEICRENTLSPSLFAKWLRQFHQNVFRIFDDPRNSNIQAEQLAKLERIIGKQTIEIDFLKEARKRFNL